A window of the Odocoileus virginianus isolate 20LAN1187 ecotype Illinois chromosome 20, Ovbor_1.2, whole genome shotgun sequence genome harbors these coding sequences:
- the CLEC3A gene encoding C-type lectin domain family 3 member A, with protein MAKNGLVIYILVITLLLDQTSCHASKFKARKHSKRRVKEKDGDLKIQVEKLWREVNALKEMQALQTVCLRGTKFHKKCYLAAEGLKHFHEANEDCISKGGTLVVPRSADEINALRDYGKRSLPGVNDFWLGINDMVTEGKFVDVNGLAISFLNWDQAQPNGGKRENCALFSQSAQGKWSDEACRSSKRYICEFTIPQ; from the exons ATGGCAAAGAATGGACTTGTAATTTACATCCTGGTTATCACCTTGCTCCTGGACCAGACCAGCTGCCATGCATCCAAGTTCAAAGCCAGGAAGCACAGCAAACGCCGAGTGAAAG AAAAGGATGGAGACTTGAAGATTCAAGTGGAAAAGCTCTGGAGAGAAGTCAATGCCTTGAAGGAAATGCAAGCCCTGCAGACAG TCTGTCTCCGAGGCACAAAATTTCACAAGAAGTGCTACCTTGCCGCGGAAGGCTTGAAGCACTTCCACGAAGCCAATGAAGACTGCATTTCCAAGGGCGGGACCCTGGTTGTCCCCAGAAGCGCCGATGAAATCAACGCCCTCCGAGACTATGGTAAAAGGAGCCTGCCGGGGGTCAATGACTTTTGGCTGGGCATCAACGACATGGTCACAGAAGGCAAGTTTGTCGACGTCAATGGGCTTGCCATCTCCTTCCTCAACTGGGACCAGGCACAGCCTAACGGTGGCAAGCGGGAAAATTGTGCCCTCTTCTCGCAGTCAGCTCAGGGCAAGTGGAGTGACGAGGCCTGTCGTAGCAGCAAGAGGTACATATGTGAGTTCACCATCCCTCAATAG